In Bufo gargarizans isolate SCDJY-AF-19 chromosome 5, ASM1485885v1, whole genome shotgun sequence, the following are encoded in one genomic region:
- the SLC25A32 gene encoding mitochondrial folate transporter/carrier yields the protein MAAPSGPAAQPALPAASPLTVVRQLFGHVQYENLVAGLSGGVISTLVLHPLDLVKIRFAVSDGLELRPKYNGILHCMSSVWKREGLRGLYQGVTPNMWGAGASWGLYFFFYNAIKAYKMEERAENLTPTEYLLSAAGAGALTLCVTNPIWVTKTRLVLQYDAGVDPTRRQYRGMFHALATIYRQEGIPGLYKGFVPGLLGTSHGALQFMAYEELKMEYNKHLNRPSDTKLNTLEYITTAALSKIFAVMATYPYQVVRARLQDQHNQYSGVIDVIRRTWTKEGFHGFYKGIVANVLRVTPACCITFVVYENVSHFLLGVRKPKE from the exons atggCCGCCCCGTCCGGACCGGCTGCTCAGCCAGCACTGCCCGCGGCCTCCCCGCTCACCGTGGTCCGACAGCTCTTCGGACACGTCCAGTATGAGAACCTGGTGGCCGGCCTGAGCGGGGGCGTCATCTCCACCCTGGTCCTACACCCGCTGGATCTGGTGAAGATCCGCTTCGCAG TAAGTGACGGGCTGGAGCTGCGACCAAAGTACAACGGCATCCTGCACTGCATGTCGTCAGTGTGGAAGCGTGAAGGACTACGCGGCCTCTATCAGGGGGTCACCCCAAATATGTGGGGTGCAGGCGCCTCCTGGGGGCTTTACTTCTTCTT TTATAACGCAATCAAGGCCTACAAGATGGAAGAAAGAGCcgaaaacctgactccaacagaATACCTCCTGTCCGCTGCCGGGGCTG GTGCCTTAACCCTTTGTGTTACTAACCCAATATGGGTTACAAAGACTCGTCTGGTTCTCCAGTATGATGCTGGTGTTGACCCTACAAGACGACAGTACAGAGGCATGTTCCACGCTCTGGCCACAATCTATAGGCAGGAAGGAATTCCCGGACTGTACAAG GGGTTTGTACCGGGCCTGCTTGGAACGTCACATGGGGCCCTCCAGTTTATGGCCTACGAAGAATTGAAAATGGAGTATAATAAGCATTTAAATAGACCCAGTGACACAAAACTG AACACCTTGGAATACATCACAACGGCTGCCTTGTCAAAGATATTTGCTGTGATGGCTACTTACCCCTATCAAGTGGTGCGTGCTCGTTTACAGGATCAGCATAATCAATACTCGGGGgtcatagatgttatcagaaGGACATGGAC GAAAGAAGGTTTCCATGGCTTCTATAAGGGAATTGTCGCCAATGTTCTGCGAGTGACCCCCGCCTGCTGCATCACCTTTGTAGTTTATGAGAATGTCTCTCATTTCCTGTTAGGGGTACGGAAACCCAAGGAGTAA